The Pedobacter ginsengisoli region AATTCTTTTAGCGCAGTGTCCAGCCCGTATTTGACCAGTATTTCGGGCATCATATTATGTGCTACACGTCGCATTTCTTTAATAGAGCTATCCAGCATGTCAATGCTGCGCTCAAAAGCGTGAGCGTTGTCGGGGGTCATGATTAGATTTTCTTTCACTGTATTTAACGAAAATTTGATGCCACTCAGCATCCCGCCCAATCCGTCGTGCAGGTCTTTGGCCAAGCGGGTACGTTCCTGTTCTTCGCCTTTCAGTACGGCTTCGGTTGCAGTGAGCTGCTTTTCGGTTTCTAATTCATCAATCTTTGCCTGTTGCAATTTTTGGCGGTGCTTGTAGTTGCGATAGGTGAGTAAGGAAATTGCTAAAAAAGCGACGGCTCCGGCTATTAAAAAATAATTAAGAAGGCTTTTTTGTCGAATTTCTGCTGCCTGTAATTTTATTTGGGCTTCTTTTTTTTCTGTTTCAAATTTTTTAGAAATTGCTAAAGTCTTTAAGGTTACTTCATCGCCATTCAATTGATCTTCAATAAATCCCGCACTATCTAATGCTTTTTCGGCACCTATAATATTATTGGTTGCGTACAATATTGCAGAAAGTGATTTTAAATTTTTTTGGTGTTCGTATTTCAAATCAAGGCTATCACTAATGAATAATGCTTTGTTGATTGATTTTATAGCTTCTACAAAATTCTTTTTATACAAAAAATAGTGCGCCATTCCTCTATTGGCAATGGTTTCGCCTTCGGGGTCTTCAAGTTGTTGAGCTAATGCCAATCCTTTTTCATAATATGGTTTCATACCATCAGCATTGTAGCGGTGCAAATAAATATTGCCTATATTTAAAAGATTAGATTCTACACCCCGGCTATGATTTTGTTTTTTAAAAATAGCCAAGGCTTCGTTATAACAGGCAAAAGCACTGTCAGAATGTGCTGTTTCATAGTTATTGCCCAGGTTGGTTAATGCCATACCCAAAGCAATTGCGTCATCTTCCTTTCGTAAAATACTTACAGCTTCTCTTCCTAATTGCAATGCCTTTTCAATTTGGTTCAATTTTCGATAGCAATTTTGCATAACATCGCAAATACGGGCTACCAATTGTTTGTTTCCAATTTCTTCAAAATATTTTTTAGCAGTTTCGTAATACTGCAAAGCATTTTCTCCATCATTTAAATATTGATACACGTTTCCTGTATTGGCATAGCATTTAGCCAATGCCAGTTTATCATCTAAAGATTTTGCTAATTCAATGGCTTGTTTATTTAATAGTAATGAACTATCAAACTGGGCTTTTTGATCCAATAAAGCCGTATAGTTGGAGATATATTTAACAATACCCCTTTTATAATTTAGTTTTTTGCTCAATTGGCCAGCAAGACGATAATATTTTGCAGCCATTTGTGGATTGTTTAGTTCATAGACATTGCCTACCTCTAAATACAATAAAACTTTAGCAGAGTCTTCTTTTGCTTTAGGCAGTAATCTTAGTAAACTGTCTTTATTTATGGCCGTTTGTGCAAGAGTGGCAAAACCTATTAAACCAATTAAAAATACCAGCACTAATTTCTTCATACCCTAATTTACATTTTTCTGCCTGCAAATTAAATAGTGCGAAATCATATTTCCCATCCTCTTTTTTAACGATTTTTTAGGCGTGTAACTGTGAAAATCATCTTTTTTAATGATTGATGTGCCTCTTCTGCAATTCTAGTTTTACACTATTAAATTTCAATATCTAAAATATTTATACTATGAATACAGAACAAACACACGAAATGGATAAGAAAACTATTGCTATCATTAGTTATCTTACTATTATTGGATGGGTTATAGCTTACATTCAATTAAGTAAAAATAAAGCCCAGTTAGCTATATTTCATATCAGGCAATCCTTATTCCTGATGCTTTGTGCATTTGTTATTTTTATTATCCAAATGCTATTTGTATTCGTTCCTTATGTGGGATGGATAATCTCTATAGGTTTTAACCTTATCACGCTAGGTTTTCTGGTGCTTTGGGTTATTGCGCTTATCAACGCCATTAATGGCGAACAAAAACCATTGCCCATATTTGGCAATAAGGCACAGGATTTACTAAAAGGGATTAAATAACCGAAAATGAAAAGGGTCTTATCCTTGATTTTAGTAGGACTTGTAACAGTTTTTTTTGCTTGCAAAACCGTACCCATTACTGGTCGCAAGCAGCTCACCCTGGTACCCGATGCCATGCTCACCACTTTGGCATTTACCGCATATGATACCATAATAAAAAATAGTACCACACTTACAAACGCTGATGAAAGGGAGCAGGAGGTAACACGGGTGGGTACAAAAATTCAACAGGCTGTAGAAACCTATATGCAACAAAATGGGATGAGTAATGACCTGAAAAATTTTAAATGGGATTATCATACCATTGATGCAGCAACTGTAAATGCATGGTGTATGCCAGGTGGTAAAGTAGTGGTATATACAGGACTGTTACCCTATACACAGAACGAAAATGCATTAGCCATAGTAATGGGGCATGAAATTGCGCATGCCATTGCCCACCATGGTAATGAACGCATGAGCCAAGGCTTACTAGTTAGCTTGGGCGGAATGGTATTGCAGGATGCGCTAAAAGAAAAAAAGAAGGAAACACAGGCTTTGTTTGTAGGCTTGTACATGGTAGGATCTAACCTTGCACTTTCATTGCCTAACAGTCGTATGCAGGAAAGCGAAGCCGATAAACTGGGTTTGATATTTGCCGCCATGGCTGGTTATGATCCTGATGAGGCGATTCCCTTTTGGCAACGGATGAATGCGGGTAACAAAAGCAAAGTACCAGAATTTTTATCTACACATCCTTCGGATGAGACGAGGATCAAAAAATTATCAGTATTGATACCGGAGATTAAGGAGAAGTATTATAAACAATAGAGAGATTTAAAGTGCTTGTATCATATTTCATTTATAAAATCATCTTTTTTAATGATTGCTACAGTCTTTAGGCTAATCTACTTTTATATCATACTATTTTTTCAATTAAAAAACTAAATCTATATGAAAACAATAAAATATAACACATTTGCAACAGCATCGGGTATAGCATTTGTGCTGTTCCTATTTGCATTGTCTTCTTGCAAAAAAGAGAATGGCACTCCCATTACTGATCCAACACCAAAAGATACTACACTTAAAGTAGCTTCTTTATCTGCCACCACGTTACACTATGGCGACACGCTTAGTATTACTGGCAGCAATTTTTCTACTGTAGTCCTCAATAATACGGTTACTATTAATGAGGTAGCAGCCATAGTACAATCGGCCACGGCTACACAGCTGAAGATAATTGTTCCTGCTGTAGGAGCTGTTAGCGGTGAAGTAAAAATAAAAACAGGTGCCCAAACTACAACCGGCGGTAATATTACTTATGTACCTGATGTATTTGTAGCGGGCTCTCAGAATAATAACAGCCGACCTTTGGCTACTTACTGGAAAAACGGTAGTGCTGTTACGTTGAGTATCGAAGAGTCGGGATTGAATTCCATATTTATAAATGGTAATGATGTATATGTAGCTGGAAGGGAAAGGATTAATAATTTACAATTGGCCAATTATTGGAAAAACGGTACTAAAACAACGCTTGGCATCAACGAATCCGCTGCCAATAGCATTTCTGTAAACGGCAACGATGTGCATGTTGGCGGCTGGGAAATCATCAACGGATTTGATCTTTCCCGATACTGGAAAAACGGGACAGGTACAACCATAAGTGTTAATGATCCCATTGTATCACAGGTCGTTACCGGTAATGGCTCTTGTACAGGAATTTATATAAATAACAACAATGTTTATGCCGTTGGAAGCTATCGCAACTCACAAGGAAGATTTTCGCCATGGGAATTTACAAACGGGACAATACCAGCTAATACCATACCCAATAACGATAAGCATTGCTTTGCCAATGCTGTTTTCGCAATCGGAAGCGATAAATATGTGGCAGGCAACCAAAACAATGCATCAACAGGCTTGGCCATGGCTACCATCTGGAAAAACGGAACTGTTGCAACACTAACCGCAGGTACGGCTTCGGTAGGCGTGGCAACCGCTGTTTTCGTAAAGGGAAACGATGTATATGTGGCAGGATATGAACAGGAGAATTATTATGGTGGTGGGCCAACTTTTGCCAAATACTGGAAGAATGGGATCGAGGTAAAATTATCAACAGCATCATCGGGCGCTACAGGTATCGCGGTTTTTGGCAATGATGTATATGTATCGGGATGGGAAAACAACGGAGCATACAGTGTAGCCAAATACTGGAAAAATGGAGTGGCTGTCAATTTGGGAAATACCACACTTAATTCATCAGGCAATGCTATTGTTGTGAGATAAATAAGGCGGCCAATTAAAAGTTGAAAGTGGCTGTAGCTGATGTCATTGATCTGGCCATCTTGTAGTTACAAAAAAAATCATCTTTTTTAATGATTGCTGGGGCTATTGTAGCCGCCTATTTTTAACACATAAATTTTGTATATGAAAAAGATAATTCTTTTTACGATGAATATTATTTTGGTTACATCGACTTTTGCCCAAAGGCAGACTTTTGATGTATTAAACTATACCATGCCCAACGGTTGGGATAAAACAGAAATGGCAAATGGCATTCAACTGTCCACCAAAAACGATGGTAAAGGAAGTTATGCAGCTGCTATTATTTTACGTTCGGCAGCGACGGAGGCACCGGCAAACGAAAACTTTACTACCAGCTGGGAAAAACTGGTAAAAGGTACCTTGTCTGTTTCTGGAGAACCAACCCTGCAAGATCCTGCTACTGAAAAAGGATGGAGCGTTTTGTCGGGACAAGCCAGCTATGCCGATGGCGCCAATAAAGGATTAGTAACGTTGATAACCGCTACAGGCAACGGCAAAATGGCAAACGTGGTAATCATGACCAATACCGATAAATATCAAAACCAGATACTGGATTTTATAAAAAGCCTCGACCTGAACGAAACGGCAACTGCACAGAACAACAGCACAAACGCAGTTTCTCCCATAACTGCTACTACCGGTTCAGGAAATAAAAATCTGTATTCCATTACTGTTCCGCCCACCTGGAGTTTAAATGCAGGTGGAAATAGTTTAATGTTAGAGAAAAACACCACTACAGGAAAAAGAATTATTGAGTTTATGGGTATGATAAAATCATCGGGTAATTTAGAAAATGATATGTCGCATATTTTTTTCGAGGTGTTTGATGGCTGGGAAACACGGATTCCAGGTATCACAGTATTTACAGAAGCTGAGTGCGAAAAAGGGATGACCTGCCAGGGATTGAATTATTATATGATGTCCAATAGCATAAAGAAAAGAGGTGGGTATGATGTGATCAAAGCAACTGTATTGCTTGTACAAGCTGGCGATAAAGTAGCCATTATTAATTCTACGGATAACATTTTAGGTAGTGAGGTAGAAATGGCTTTACACTTTTTATTATTTAACCTGAGAATAAAAGGAGTGGGCGAAAAAAGTATAAATTATAAACAACAACTGATAGGCACCTGGGCATCAGGCAGCGGCACCTATGGTAATAGTTTGAATTCAGCCACCATCTACACAGCAGACGGGAAATCTTATGTTACGATACAATCTTCAACTACTTCAGGTTATGATTATTATAATAACCTGATAAAAACCAAACAATTTAAAAGTCAAAGCGTGTATAGCTTTACTGGAAATGTATTGGTAAGGAAATCATCATCGGGAAGTGAAAGTAAATATTTTATACGGTTCTATTCCCGCAGATACGGTGACAGGCCATGGGAAAGTTATATGAGTTTGTATGACTGTAATTATGATAAAAACAAAATAGAAGCGGTTCTTCATTTTCATAAGATTTGATTACAATGCCAATTTGAATAAGGGAGAGCAGTTTAAAACCCAGGTATTTTTTTGATAACAAAGACTGATTTTAACAATGAGAAAAATACAAACCATCTTCGTCCTTTTCTTTACGCTATATTTTGTGCCTTGCAAAGCGCAGAGTGACCAGGAACTGAGCAGGGATTCGGTAATTGGCTGGCAATACATAAGCAATCCAATAAATTCTAAAACTATTTACAAACCCCTTAAAAGCCAGTATGGATACGGTTATTCAGTGGGGCAGCAGCAGGCTTCGGATATGTTGATCAACTGGATACAACAATCCTACTTGCCTCGTGGGATGGTGATGCGTACCATTGCAAAAAATGATGAACGTTGGTACGTGACAGGCAATGGCCCGATACATAGTTATGGCGTAAATTTCTTAGGGTATGCGGCAACGTTTGCTCATGGAAAAATTGATCTGCGTTGTTGCGAACAAGGCCAAAGATTAGTGGCAGGGTTTAATGATTT contains the following coding sequences:
- a CDS encoding tetratricopeptide repeat protein; the encoded protein is MKKLVLVFLIGLIGFATLAQTAINKDSLLRLLPKAKEDSAKVLLYLEVGNVYELNNPQMAAKYYRLAGQLSKKLNYKRGIVKYISNYTALLDQKAQFDSSLLLNKQAIELAKSLDDKLALAKCYANTGNVYQYLNDGENALQYYETAKKYFEEIGNKQLVARICDVMQNCYRKLNQIEKALQLGREAVSILRKEDDAIALGMALTNLGNNYETAHSDSAFACYNEALAIFKKQNHSRGVESNLLNIGNIYLHRYNADGMKPYYEKGLALAQQLEDPEGETIANRGMAHYFLYKKNFVEAIKSINKALFISDSLDLKYEHQKNLKSLSAILYATNNIIGAEKALDSAGFIEDQLNGDEVTLKTLAISKKFETEKKEAQIKLQAAEIRQKSLLNYFLIAGAVAFLAISLLTYRNYKHRQKLQQAKIDELETEKQLTATEAVLKGEEQERTRLAKDLHDGLGGMLSGIKFSLNTVKENLIMTPDNAHAFERSIDMLDSSIKEMRRVAHNMMPEILVKYGLDTALKEFCTEIDRSGVVHVNYQSVGMQQAEIAQITSVTIYRIVQELLNNTIKHANAKNVVVQLHQSAQEKLLAVTVEDDGNGFDADLLKQSGGMGWPNIQNRVEFLKGRIDLQSSEGKGTSVMIEINIQEQVMKTGIFVVDDHYMVIEGIRSLLQNEKAIDWIGHATNAESCLGFLTA
- a CDS encoding DUF4870 domain-containing protein, with amino-acid sequence MNTEQTHEMDKKTIAIISYLTIIGWVIAYIQLSKNKAQLAIFHIRQSLFLMLCAFVIFIIQMLFVFVPYVGWIISIGFNLITLGFLVLWVIALINAINGEQKPLPIFGNKAQDLLKGIK
- a CDS encoding M48 family metallopeptidase; the protein is MKRVLSLILVGLVTVFFACKTVPITGRKQLTLVPDAMLTTLAFTAYDTIIKNSTTLTNADEREQEVTRVGTKIQQAVETYMQQNGMSNDLKNFKWDYHTIDAATVNAWCMPGGKVVVYTGLLPYTQNENALAIVMGHEIAHAIAHHGNERMSQGLLVSLGGMVLQDALKEKKKETQALFVGLYMVGSNLALSLPNSRMQESEADKLGLIFAAMAGYDPDEAIPFWQRMNAGNKSKVPEFLSTHPSDETRIKKLSVLIPEIKEKYYKQ
- a CDS encoding IPT/TIG domain-containing protein; amino-acid sequence: MKTIKYNTFATASGIAFVLFLFALSSCKKENGTPITDPTPKDTTLKVASLSATTLHYGDTLSITGSNFSTVVLNNTVTINEVAAIVQSATATQLKIIVPAVGAVSGEVKIKTGAQTTTGGNITYVPDVFVAGSQNNNSRPLATYWKNGSAVTLSIEESGLNSIFINGNDVYVAGRERINNLQLANYWKNGTKTTLGINESAANSISVNGNDVHVGGWEIINGFDLSRYWKNGTGTTISVNDPIVSQVVTGNGSCTGIYINNNNVYAVGSYRNSQGRFSPWEFTNGTIPANTIPNNDKHCFANAVFAIGSDKYVAGNQNNASTGLAMATIWKNGTVATLTAGTASVGVATAVFVKGNDVYVAGYEQENYYGGGPTFAKYWKNGIEVKLSTASSGATGIAVFGNDVYVSGWENNGAYSVAKYWKNGVAVNLGNTTLNSSGNAIVVR